In one window of Gemmatimonadota bacterium DNA:
- a CDS encoding Glu/Leu/Phe/Val dehydrogenase dimerization domain-containing protein translates to MSDFALWGRYERYLRAPPELSIRWDDPESSAQGWLIVNSLRGGAAGGGTRMRVGLHEREVVYLAKAMELKFAIAGPGIGGAKAGINFDPRDPGKADVLRRWFRAISPYLRDCVGTGGDLGVDEVADVLPCFRAAGLGHPQEGVVRGHLGGGAGLEAILGKLDDGVKARVGPGLGLAGGPSTVADLITGFGVARSIQRAYERFGRPLDRAAVRVEGFGNVGAACALYLARAGARIVGISDAHRVLVDRDGIDAAGVEALIAAGPPKTLPADDPRTASSAEARLDDVPSAVFVAAAASATLDEARLERIAASGAEVLGCGANQPFHERAFGATEVCRGADGRFTVLADILANCGMARAYSYLMEPGGSTDPEAIFAAVNDTIVDGVDEVAERAGGERGMLAAALETTLDRLAA, encoded by the coding sequence GTGAGCGACTTCGCGCTGTGGGGCCGCTACGAGCGCTACCTGCGGGCGCCCCCGGAACTCAGCATCCGCTGGGACGACCCCGAGAGCAGCGCCCAGGGCTGGCTGATCGTGAACTCGCTGCGGGGCGGCGCCGCTGGGGGCGGGACACGCATGAGGGTCGGCCTGCACGAGCGCGAAGTGGTCTACCTGGCCAAGGCCATGGAACTGAAGTTCGCCATCGCCGGCCCCGGTATCGGCGGAGCCAAGGCGGGCATCAACTTCGACCCGCGGGACCCGGGCAAGGCAGACGTGCTGCGGCGCTGGTTCCGCGCGATCAGCCCCTACCTGCGCGACTGCGTGGGCACCGGCGGCGACCTGGGCGTCGACGAGGTGGCCGACGTCCTGCCGTGCTTTCGCGCGGCGGGGCTTGGCCACCCTCAGGAAGGCGTGGTGCGGGGCCACCTGGGCGGCGGCGCAGGCCTCGAAGCCATCCTCGGCAAGCTGGACGACGGGGTGAAGGCGAGGGTGGGGCCGGGACTGGGGCTCGCCGGAGGCCCGTCGACCGTGGCGGACCTGATCACCGGCTTCGGCGTGGCGCGATCGATCCAGCGCGCCTACGAACGGTTCGGACGGCCCCTGGACAGGGCGGCCGTGCGCGTGGAAGGCTTCGGCAACGTGGGCGCCGCCTGCGCGCTCTACCTGGCCCGGGCGGGCGCCAGGATCGTCGGCATCTCGGACGCCCACCGCGTGCTCGTCGATCGGGACGGAATCGACGCCGCCGGCGTAGAAGCGCTGATCGCCGCGGGGCCTCCGAAAACGTTGCCGGCGGACGATCCTCGAACGGCCAGCAGCGCGGAAGCGAGGCTGGACGACGTCCCCAGCGCCGTGTTCGTGGCGGCCGCGGCGTCCGCGACGCTGGACGAGGCGCGGCTGGAGCGGATCGCGGCCTCCGGGGCGGAGGTGCTGGGCTGCGGCGCCAATCAGCCCTTCCACGAGCGCGCCTTCGGCGCCACGGAGGTGTGTCGCGGCGCCGATGGCCGGTTCACGGTCCTCGCGGACATCCTCGCCAACTGCGGCATGGCGCGCGCGTACAGCTACCTCATGGAGCCAGGTGGCTCCACGGATCCGGAAGCGATCTTCGCCGCGGTGAACGACACCATAGTGGACGGCGTCGACGAGGTCGCCGAGCGGGCGGGCGGCGAGCGGGGCATGTTGGCCGCCGCCCTGGAGACCACCCTGGACCGGCTGGCGGCCTAG
- a CDS encoding XdhC family protein, with the protein MTRAHTMPGDGRADARSADPVLEAVVSAVATGHPGVLATVVRARGSTPRSAGASMLILGSGDSVGTIGGGCGEADVLQAAQAVMRTGQAVLVRVELTDDVESLSPAVCGGVMDVFVEPIGTAPVQDTA; encoded by the coding sequence ATGACGAGAGCTCACACCATGCCCGGCGACGGGCGCGCCGACGCGCGCTCCGCGGACCCGGTGCTGGAGGCCGTCGTATCGGCGGTGGCGACGGGCCACCCCGGGGTGCTGGCCACCGTCGTCCGAGCGCGCGGCTCCACGCCCAGGTCCGCGGGCGCCAGCATGTTGATCCTGGGGTCGGGCGACAGCGTCGGAACCATCGGCGGCGGCTGCGGCGAAGCCGACGTCCTGCAAGCCGCCCAGGCGGTCATGCGGACCGGGCAGGCGGTGCTGGTTCGCGTCGAGTTGACCGACGACGTGGAGTCGCTGAGCCCGGCGGTGTGCGGAGGCGTGATGGACGTGTTCGTGGAGCCCATCGGCACTGCTCCCGTCCAGGATACCGCGTGA
- a CDS encoding XdhC family protein, whose amino-acid sequence MQQTNLPTAGAASGVGAAAQACLEARRGGTPVAVVRLVPDAPGSIASAARHVLVRESGLEGSLGSPGLDEAALETGREALAQAGSAYRALSGGLALFAQGYRRTDPLVIAGGGHIAVELAALGVRLGFSVTVVEDREEFVDPARFAAGVSTRLVDFGDALLELPVSAETYLVLVTRGHAHDLDCLRAVLAGSIRPAYVGLIGSRRRVRAAFLALRGAGVADDRLAALRAPVGLDIGAETPAEIAVAIAAELIAVRRGVAPPGSLRDRVRVLDRLMTPEIE is encoded by the coding sequence ATGCAGCAGACCAATCTCCCGACCGCCGGGGCGGCGTCCGGCGTGGGCGCCGCCGCCCAGGCGTGCCTGGAAGCACGGCGCGGCGGGACCCCTGTGGCGGTGGTCAGGTTGGTGCCCGACGCGCCCGGATCGATCGCAAGCGCGGCTCGCCACGTGCTCGTTCGAGAGTCCGGCCTGGAGGGCTCTCTGGGGTCCCCCGGGTTGGACGAAGCGGCGCTGGAGACGGGGCGCGAGGCGCTGGCGCAGGCGGGCTCGGCTTATCGGGCCCTGAGCGGTGGGCTCGCGCTGTTCGCACAGGGGTACAGACGCACGGACCCGCTGGTGATCGCCGGCGGTGGGCACATCGCCGTAGAACTGGCCGCTCTCGGTGTGAGGCTGGGCTTCTCGGTCACCGTGGTGGAGGACCGCGAGGAGTTCGTCGACCCGGCTCGCTTCGCGGCCGGGGTCAGCACGCGCCTGGTGGACTTCGGAGACGCGCTGCTGGAGTTGCCGGTCAGCGCCGAGACGTACCTGGTGCTGGTCACCCGCGGTCACGCGCACGACCTGGACTGCCTGCGCGCCGTGCTTGCGGGATCGATTCGCCCCGCGTACGTGGGATTGATCGGCAGCAGGCGCCGGGTACGCGCCGCCTTCCTGGCGCTGCGGGGAGCGGGCGTTGCCGACGATCGGCTGGCGGCGTTGCGCGCGCCGGTGGGCCTGGACATCGGCGCCGAGACGCCCGCCGAGATCGCCGTCGCCATCGCCGCGGAGCTGATCGCGGTGCGGCGCGGAGTGGCCCCGCCCGGCTCGCTGCGCGACCGGGTGCGGGTGCTGGACAGACTGATGACCCCCGAAATCGAATGA
- a CDS encoding (2Fe-2S)-binding protein has product MSEIVTLTVNGHTYEAAVPVHYTLLETLRYALRLTGSKQGCDKGDCGACTVLVDGTPVLGCITPVWEAEGVEVRTVEGLAGIGEPHPLQAAFDEFGAAQCGFCTPGILMSAAALLERNPAPSRQDIKEALSGNLCRCTGYAKIYDAVEKAAGAAAEGA; this is encoded by the coding sequence ATGAGCGAGATCGTTACCCTGACGGTGAACGGCCACACGTACGAGGCGGCCGTTCCGGTCCACTACACGCTGCTGGAGACCCTGCGCTACGCGCTCCGGCTGACCGGCTCCAAGCAGGGCTGCGACAAGGGCGATTGCGGGGCGTGCACGGTCCTGGTCGACGGCACGCCGGTGCTCGGCTGCATAACTCCCGTGTGGGAAGCCGAGGGCGTCGAGGTGCGCACGGTCGAGGGGCTCGCCGGGATCGGCGAGCCGCACCCGCTGCAGGCGGCCTTCGACGAATTCGGCGCCGCGCAGTGTGGCTTCTGTACCCCGGGCATCCTGATGTCGGCGGCGGCGCTGCTGGAGCGCAATCCGGCGCCGAGCAGGCAGGACATCAAGGAAGCGCTGTCCGGCAATCTGTGCCGGTGCACGGGCTACGCGAAGATTTACGACGCGGTCGAGAAGGCGGCGGGAGCGGCGGCCGAGGGCGCCTGA
- a CDS encoding DoxX family protein: MNVRFPAASAIALRVTIAAVFLWHGVPKATDWSFAADKFVGWGLPGWLGVVIGIVETVAAPLLLVGPLRRPAAIVLLAIIVGALATVQIPGGITAGLERDLLVTAGLLVVLAGSARDTAGSQD, translated from the coding sequence ATGAACGTCCGATTTCCCGCCGCGTCCGCCATCGCCCTTCGCGTCACCATCGCCGCCGTCTTCCTGTGGCACGGCGTACCCAAGGCCACCGACTGGAGCTTCGCGGCGGACAAGTTCGTGGGCTGGGGCCTGCCGGGCTGGCTCGGCGTCGTCATCGGCATCGTAGAAACGGTGGCCGCTCCGCTCCTACTGGTCGGGCCGTTGCGCCGGCCCGCCGCGATCGTGCTTCTGGCGATCATCGTGGGAGCGCTGGCGACGGTGCAGATCCCGGGGGGGATCACAGCCGGGCTGGAGCGCGACCTTCTGGTGACGGCCGGGCTGCTGGTCGTGCTGGCTGGCTCGGCCAGGGACACCGCCGGCTCTCAGGACTAG